In Deinococcus aestuarii, one genomic interval encodes:
- the ribF gene encoding riboflavin biosynthesis protein RibF, with protein MKTYVSPNQRPDTETVVAVGSFDGVHLGHQALIAQLKARAREHRVPSVVYTFDPPTRVLTQGVEFLSTLPEKLDLLARYGVDETVAVPFTAEFAARPKEAFLDDLRTLRPRSIVVGEDFHFGRGRAGGVADLRGVTREVVALPMHQLGGDDIKSTRIRELLKEGDVEGVQRLLGRHYDAQGVVVQGDRLGRTIGWPTANIRVPEGKALPLGVFAVVAITELGPGHQRRYHGMANVGFRPTVNGTGRRFEVHLFDYEGDLYGEEVQVKFFTRLRGEQRFGSLDELKAQIARDAEGAREALRDVR; from the coding sequence GTGAAGACCTACGTCTCGCCCAATCAACGCCCCGACACGGAGACGGTGGTGGCCGTCGGCTCCTTCGACGGGGTGCACCTGGGCCACCAGGCGCTCATCGCCCAGCTCAAGGCGCGGGCGCGCGAACACCGGGTCCCCAGCGTCGTCTACACCTTCGACCCCCCCACCCGCGTGCTGACCCAGGGGGTCGAGTTCCTGTCCACCCTCCCCGAGAAACTCGACCTCCTCGCCCGCTACGGGGTGGACGAGACGGTCGCCGTGCCCTTCACCGCCGAGTTCGCGGCCCGGCCCAAGGAAGCCTTTCTGGACGACCTGCGCACCCTGCGGCCCCGCTCCATCGTGGTGGGCGAGGACTTCCACTTCGGGCGGGGGCGGGCGGGCGGGGTGGCGGACCTGCGCGGGGTGACGCGCGAGGTCGTGGCGCTGCCCATGCACCAGCTCGGCGGCGACGACATCAAGAGCACCCGCATCCGCGAACTCCTGAAAGAGGGCGACGTGGAGGGGGTCCAGCGTCTCCTCGGGCGCCACTACGACGCGCAGGGGGTGGTCGTGCAGGGCGACAGGCTCGGGCGCACCATCGGCTGGCCCACCGCCAACATCCGCGTTCCCGAGGGCAAGGCGCTCCCGCTGGGCGTCTTCGCGGTCGTGGCGATCACCGAACTCGGCCCGGGGCACCAGCGGCGGTATCACGGCATGGCGAACGTGGGCTTCCGCCCCACCGTGAACGGCACCGGGCGCCGCTTCGAGGTCCACCTCTTCGACTACGAGGGCGACCTGTACGGGGAGGAGGTGCAGGTCAAGTTCTTCACCCGGCTGCGCG